A region from the Acidiferrobacter sp. SPIII_3 genome encodes:
- a CDS encoding type II toxin-antitoxin system MqsR family toxin yields MEKRTPHSSLAVVKTLVEAGMIRTTQTARVGAVALGFDLAGMIAVVMALESGDFYKSMTTHADHKIWQDVYRPHTAAGDVYLKLIVIDDVLIVSFKEL; encoded by the coding sequence ATGGAGAAACGGACCCCGCATAGCTCCCTGGCTGTCGTCAAGACCTTGGTCGAGGCCGGCATGATCCGCACGACGCAGACGGCACGGGTGGGGGCCGTGGCCTTGGGTTTTGACCTCGCGGGGATGATTGCGGTCGTGATGGCCCTGGAGTCAGGAGACTTCTATAAGAGCATGACCACACATGCCGACCACAAGATCTGGCAGGATGTGTACAGGCCCCACACGGCGGCAGGTGATGTCTATCTGAAACTGATCGTGATCGACGATGTGTTGATCGTATCGTTTAAGGAGTTGTGA